The DNA segment TACCGGCCTTAGCCTTGACGACCTCTGCCAGCGTTAcactcatcgtcagcttccaacCCAGCGAACGACTCATTTGTCGCAATGGGGCATTTTCGGATTGAGAGGGAAACAATGAGCTTGAGTgagaaactcaccatcaccaccgaATTGGATTCGGTTGACCAAAGCCTTATAAGCCTCTCCGCTAACATCTTTACCTTGAGCAGTCTGCGAGAGGAGGGGCACAATCGTGGCTCCGGAGTGACCACCGACAACGGTGACCTTGATGTCCTTGGGGTCGGAGCCCTTGATCTCTCCGAGGAATCGGGAAGCTCGGACTACGTCGAGGGTGGTGACACCGAAcaatctcttctcgtcgaagacacccttcttcttgtatACCTCGGCGAAGATGGGCACGGTCGAGTTGACGGGGTTGGAGATGATACCGATGTAAGCCTTGGGACAGTACTCGGCACAAGCCTCGGCGAGGTCTCGGACGATAGAGGCGTTGGTGTTCTGTGAGCGGCAGGCGATATACGATTAGCCCTGCTTATATTTGACATCATCGGCAATGTGGAATCGCACTCACGAAAAGGTCATCTCGGCTGTTTGTCCAACACAAGCAAGCCAACGGGTCAGCGCACAGGTCCGAGACGCGACGACTGGCATATCATGAGCGCTGAGCGGGAGTCCACTCACGTCATACCGGGCTTTCTTGGGACACCAGCGGGGATGATGACCACTTCGGCACCAGTAAGAGCGGCCTTGATACTGCGTCATTCAAGCATTATTAGCATTAAGTCTAACACATTTCGAGACTTCATCTCCCTCTATCATCTCAGACGGTACCACCTCGCATTCGCTTGAGGATATGAGAGAAGGATAACTTGCACACGGGAACACTCACTCATCTTTCTCGTATCCCTTGACTTCGGAATGAGTGTTGACGTGCGAGATATCAGCAGCGACACCTGGTGCACCTCTGATATCGTATAACGAAAGACCAGTGACGAGGGGGTCGGTCTTGAGGAGAAGCGACATCGGTTGACCGATACCACCTGTGTtaccatcatcattctttTGTCAGCGCGCCCGTCCGTCTATTTCTGTGATATgtgtccatcttcatcggagCCTCAAGAGCTCAGTCGCGGTAATCTGACGATTGGAAAGAGCGGAGCTAatccagctgacatcacGCTCCCCACTGGTCCCCAAGATCTTCCGTCATGCTATTATCCTACAGATGGACCCGACTCCGGATCTTTGAGTCCATatttgtcgatcttgagcaGCCTACCAGGTAGACTGCACATCGCACATCGCACATCTCACATCGCGTATCGGAGACACAATCCCCAGACTGGAAAACACTCACCAGCAGCACCGAGAACAGCTACCTTCCTATTAGCTTTAGCGGAGGACGCGAACCCTCTAGCGAGGGCGGACGAAGATCTAGCGACGGATCGAGTGAAcatcttgctttgcttttggggtggtgtggtgtggtgtggttttttgcttttgtttaagagaagaacaaggtgaggAGATGACTAGTACCTAATCTAACATAAAACCACTCTGATCGATACTTAAGACGTAACTAGCCGGTGACGAAGATGCTCCTGGTGTTGGGGAACAGATTCTGGGTAATCTCGGTTCATCGGACCTTATTCCCGTCTGTGTACCATTACGCCGGGATTCACCGCGGCCGTGGCGTCTTTCTTTTCCACTATCTACTGTATCTATCCTTATTCTGAATAGCTACATCATCCACACGCTCGAAGCGATATCTAGTGCCAACCAAGTGACAGCGCaatgtcatcgtcatcgccatgCTGGATGTTATCATCTCATATGCATACGAGTACAAACAGATCACTCAAAGATCAATGTTATATGAAACGGAAAATAAGGGACCCGATATATTGtgcttccacttccactatACTGCTACCAGCACTACGCTTTACACCCTCTGTACAACAACACGCCTACTCGGTAGCCATCTCAAGCTTCATCTTGGCGATTGCCAAAGCCGGGTTCAAACCCTTAGGACATGTTCGGGAGCACTAGAGTTGAAACAGTCTTATCAGCTAAACCCTACAGCTTTTGGGTGATTTGACCAATCCTGAAGACAGGATACTCACGTTGAAGATAGTGTGACATCGGTAAAGCGACATGGTGTTTtgcatcttctcctttcgttCAGCACCGTAAGAGTCCTGCGAGGTACCAAAAAAGGATCAGCTGAGAATTTCGCTGATTGGAGAGCGAGATGAGCTTACTCTTGAATCGGCCATCCATCTGTAGGCTTGCATCAAAACAGCAGGACCCAAGTATTGATCTTGGTTCCACCAGTACTGCGAGCGTGAAGAATATAGATCAGTCTCAATTCTCACATCAAGGCGTGCATGGTGCGTAACATTTTCACTCACAGATGGACAAGAAGTCGAACAACAGGCACACAGAATACATTCGTACATGCCATCGAGTTTCTTCCTGTCTTCTTGAGTTTGCAAaaattcaccttgagcagGAGGGTTATCGTTCTTCAAGAAAGGCTCGATAGATTTGTATTGTTTGCTACAGTTGAAAATCAGGCATGATTAGTGGATGTCCAGATTGCAAAGATAGCgcaacgaggatgaggtgaaCTCACTAGAAGAGGGTAAGATCCGGTACGAGATCTTTGACAATGTACACTGGAGAGCGTATCGGACTGTCAGTAATTGACTGGAATTCAGACGTGGTGAGGGTGCAGCGGTCAAGATGGTATGAGGGGATGTAGACTCACTGTGAGGTAATGGGTAAACTTTAGATGGCTTCTTAACGTCCTTGTCGATTCTACACAGACAAGCTAATGTGTTGACACCGTCGATGTTCATAGCGCATGATCCACAGATACCTTCTCTGCATGACCTTCGGAATGTAAGTGTAGGATCGAgctcgttcttgatcttgatctgtGGGGCCGGATTCATATCGTCAGTGACGGTCCTGGCATAGACGGTATTGCAATGCGATACAAAAGGAGCGATCATGTATACGCGGCAATGGTGCGAgtgaagagagaagaagggcaataTGCGTTCCGGGATGAAGATAGGGTAGGATGGTATGATATAAGCTGGAAAGAAGGCAACACTCACCAAAGCATCCAACATCATCGGACCACATTGCGTCAAATCAACTTTGTACGATTGCAACTTTGGCTTTTCAGTCGGTGTATCTGGGTTCTATATTTTCAGAAACAACCCAGAAAAAGTCAGATCGGACAATGATACcttgagggagaaggggacgCGATCTCGCCGCTTGACAGGTCTGATTGAACTCACCCATCGGTAGATCTTGAACTCCTTGGTTTGTTCAGGCTTATGTTCCGAGGGCGTAGCCATAGACGCGCTCGAAGTAGCATGGAACGACCGGGCTAAGAGCGATGAAGGGGAGGCGATCGTtcgggatgaagatgggataGCTCGAAGAGCTGATGCAGCGGTGGTTGAAGGTCTGAACATTTCGGTTTTTCGTCTGGctttgcgtttgcgttttCGGTTGCCCGTTGATCGTACTTCTAATTCTGAGATCGAGAGGGTATGGTACACTGAGTAGTGAGTGGTGAGTAGATGTCTACGTGAAGATGAATATGTCTGTATAGTGTATAGATAGAGTCGATCCAAGATTCGATTAAACCAGAGGGTATGAATAGTGAAAGAAGGTCAGGTGGTCACCATCGAGCAGAGTGATTGAAAGTGGTGAGATTCACAGCACACGATTGGCAGTACACCGTACAGTGAATAGCATACAAATTATCCAGTTCCTGAGCAATACAGGCATCGGGAAGATTCGGAAATTACTCTGATCAGCCAATCCCATTTCATCTGTTGCATTTCGCTATTTCACTATTTCGCGTATAACCGGAGCAAGACACCGTGGGACTCCACAATCTCAACTCTCTGTGAGCTCTCTCATAGCTATGCGTGCGTACATGCTTTTTGATCGTTCTTGACCAGCACACGAATGAGAGGTGTGAATGAATGCATGAGTGCATAAAATGGTAATGCATGTCACTACATTGCTATCTTATCGCCCAAGAAGACATGTAACCCCCCTTTCGCTTAACGTGACCAGCGGAAAATCCCTTCCGACCGATTAGTACAGAGTCAAAAACTAAGCATCCTCAGCAGGAACACCGTGCATCGCTTTCCTCTTGTAGACCGCTTGATCCCTCAACCACCTTCGATAGGTCGACAAGGACGTTATCTGACGTGATCGGATGCCGAATACCAGATTTAGTGAGGTCAGACGACATCAATCAATGAAAAATCGAGAAGCACGAGTGACGAtaatgatatcgatgattgtTCAATTAGAGTCGAATGAACGGAAAATGGCAAAAAATCAGCACACGCCAGTCAGCGACGTCTTTTACGCATATCAACAGCGAGTTGTCTTTACGCACCTTCTCGCCGTAGAAATCAGGGATAATATTTTGAGCCGATTGGAATCTCGGATCCGCTCTATTCCTCTTTATCCTATTGAAGAATTCCCTGTCCATCACTTCCAGCGGAGAATTCTTGCCTTTCGATATTGATGGATGGGTGattgagaagagggatgacCCGACTGTGGGACCTGCCAAGTATCCTAGAGCTGTTTCAATCATCATGGAGGTTTACATTTACATCGTCAGTTCTCGCTTCTATGTATCTCATATTTCAGGATACAACTCACCCATACACCCTAGTCTAAAGTCCGAACGATCTCATGATCAGTATAATAAACAAAATACGTTTGTCCTCCAAGCGTAGGCGCGGAGATTGCTCTCAATTCTGAACTCACGTTGCTCCTCCATATACATACCTGCGGACATCAGAGAGGAGTTATGTCAGCGTGCAGCCCCTATGGTCAAAATCCTAGTTGCATCCTCTGATATCCCTCTGCAGCATAGTGCCTCGTCCACTGATGAGCTGCGTTCAAATGCCTTCATTCGCAAGACTTTCGGCTCATTCCTCCACGGCACATACTGCATAATCCTTCAAGCCAGTCAACTTACATAGCCTCGATACCCATGATCAACTGACTCGGATCCGTCTCCAGACTAGCGAAGTATCCTCCCCCCAGAAAAAGCCCCAGGAAGGTCGTGGGTATAGTCGTAGCTGTTGACCAGACTCTTCTTTGTTTTCTCAGATTCAAGTAGTTAGGCCATGTGAGCGGTAGAGGCGTAGCTGAAGTCGGGGTTCTCGAGGGTCCAGATGTAGGAGGCTCCACAGGCGCATccaaaggcgaagaagaagcagaagaggcgTATCGGACGGtcaatgttgatgatggtaaGGCGGTCCGGTTCAGTACgatcggacgaagaaggttgGAAGTTGTTCGTGACATTTTGCTAGTCTCGATATTGAATTCGGCCTTGTACGATCAGTATTTCCTTTGTCCCGCGTGAGGCTGGGGCGTAGTGTCGGTGCTTTGTCGCTTGAGGAGCAGTCGGGCTACGAGGGTCTATCAGTCACAATGACAGTTGGAAAGTTAACATGAAATTATGAAGAATCATGTCTGGAACTACAATTGCTCGATGACGCTCGACATAATCTCGAAAGACGCCCAGGCAAAGAAACGCCGAACGTGGCAATCTGATTCCGATTCATGGTGCCCCGCATCAATTTACACTCGATACAGCGGCAAAAGATAACCGAGTTGTAATGACGAAGCTCGAGCGAGATGATCGCCAATCAGAGCAACAAGCTAGCCTTCTTGCATACTCTGCAGAGTCAAGCTTCAGAGCTGTACATACGAAATGTCTGCCTCGGCATCGAAGGGGCAGACCAATCTACATGGAGTGGAGCATAATGGTGACGGATCACGATGGGAGGGTAAGGATCCGTCAATCCCGCCTTCCGATGGACGATGTCTTCTTCTAGATATGCCAGGGGAGATCCTCAGCCAAATAGCTTCGTGCGTTCTACAACCACAGTCTCACCCAAACATCCAGTATCTCACATCGTATCCAGCCAAAACTAATACTATGTCAGATACCTACCTTTACCCAACATAATCCGCCTCTTATCCCTCCATCCCCTCCTGCTATCTCTCACCCAATCTCACTACTCCCCCATCCCCTCTTCTGTCCGCTCGATACTCTCTACCCCGCCATACCCGACTGCCTTGTCCGTCTTGCCTCACCTGGCTCATTATCTGCCGCCTGGCCCTGACGACTCACGGAGActcttcgtccagatctTAGTCAGAGCACGACCGAAATGGATTATCGAGCGCTTCGAGCTTCTCAGATGGGACGACAGGTTCTGGGAAGAAGCCTTTGAAAGGAGGTTTCTGCCGTCTTGGAAAAGGTTCAAGGGGGAGGACGATAATTGGCGAGCGGCgttcttgaggtgagtccgttCAGCCTGATTTGGGATCCGAGATGGTGATTGATCGTCATTAATTTACCACAAAGACCGATCTTTTCACGGTCGGAATCCGACTGACTCTCTGTTACCCTTCTAGAGTACTCGGACGGATCGAGCATCGTCAGTCTGGATGTACGCATGAAGAAGCATGGACGGTGAATCCAGTCCTCATCCTTTAAGCCATCAGAGTCTTCCGGAAGACCAGCTGATACGATTGTGCACTGCAGCGCTTCGTCACTCTCCATCGAAACGGGTCAGCTAGTATCAATCGGATATACTCACGGACCTTTGACCCGTTTGAGATCTACGATGAGCTCAAGTGAGCGAACGCcacatcttctcctttctcactcCAAATTCCCACAAGCATGAAATCGGCGTTGACGGTGTTTTCCTTGCAGAAATCAAAACAACTTCTCCACCCATCCTACGACAGTCCGCGTCATCCTGCACCTGCAAGACGTCCGGATCCTCGCCGTTGGCGTactgatcgatcaaccatCTTTATTCGTCAACCCCAATGCGCACTTgactcttcatcctccgctcCTTCGACATCTCTCAGCACCTCCTGACGACTCTGGAGCTATGCATCATTCTAGGTGGTTccgatcaagcgaagaagcgcGCGGGAAGAAACGACGGACACCCTCAGCTGCTGTtgaagagaatgaagctTATTTCCCTCTACTTCCATCTTCCCCCCAGGCTCAACCTCCACTCTCCAGTTCGTCCGCCGTCTCTCCTTCAGCCGGTCCTATCCCGATCCCACTCACTATTGATTCGACGGCATCTCCGCCTATCTCTCCGTCAGCGGGGTCTTTCGGTCGGATACTGGGAAATTACATGCCCGGACgacgaagatcaagtacGACTACCCAGTCTCAACAGAACGACGGGACACCGGTTCAGGGGCTGAATCCAGCGGCgagcggaagtggaagtggaagtggaagtggaggggGGTTATCACATTCTCTGGGCAATCTGGGAGGAGTGTTGACTGCTGTGCGAAGTCGAGATAGCGATGATGGGCGGAGACGAACTTGGAGTTTCGGTCGTAACAGATCAGGGTCCACTTCCAATGCGAATTCAAATACTAATCAAGGCGACTTATTCCGAACATCAAGTAATCTACCTGGCCCATCAACAGCAGCTCCAACAGATTTACCGGCTCTGAAAGAGGCACCTTCGCATTCGCAGGATCGCGAAGCCAATTCCGGCACCTGTCCAGCAGATTTCCAAtctcagtctcaatctcGTTCGCTTCCGGATACGCTTGGTCAGCTGGTGACGGACAGACCGTATGATATACTCGAAAGACCTCAGCCTGCATTATCACACTCGCGTTATCCGAATTTCACCCCTCCTCC comes from the Kwoniella dejecticola CBS 10117 chromosome 11, complete sequence genome and includes:
- a CDS encoding succinate dehydrogenase [ubiquinone] iron-sulfur subunit, mitochondrial, with amino-acid sequence MFRPSTTAASALRAIPSSSRTIASPSSLLARSFHATSSASMATPSEHKPEQTKEFKIYRWNPDTPTEKPKLQSYKVDLTQCGPMMLDALIKIKNELDPTLTFRRSCREGICGSCAMNIDGVNTLACLCRIDKDVKKPSKVYPLPHMYIVKDLVPDLTLFYKQYKSIEPFLKNDNPPAQGEFLQTQEDRKKLDGMYECILCACCSTSCPSYWWNQDQYLGPAVLMQAYRWMADSRDSYGAERKEKMQNTMSLYRCHTIFNCSRTCPKGLNPALAIAKMKLEMATE
- a CDS encoding malate dehydrogenase, NAD-dependent, with translation MFTRSVARSSSALARGFASSAKANRKVAVLGAAGGIGQPMSLLLKTDPLVTGLSLYDIRGAPGVAADISHVNTHSEVKGYEKDDIKAALTGAEVVIIPAGVPRKPGMTRDDLFNTNASIVRDLAEACAEYCPKAYIGIISNPVNSTVPIFAEVYKKKGVFDEKRLFGVTTLDVVRASRFLGEIKGSDPKDIKVTVVGGHSGATIVPLLSQTAQGKDVSGEAYKALVNRIQFGGDEVVKAKAGTGSATLSMGFAGARFANSLIRALNGESGVVEPTFVKSPLYESEGVEYFATNVELGPEGVKKINPVGELSAEEQELLKACLPDLAKNIKKGVEFANQA
- a CDS encoding presequence translocated-associated motor subunit PAM17, mitochondrial; its protein translation is MSRTTSNLLRPIVLNRTALPSSTLTVRYASSASSSPLDAPVEPPTSGPSRTPTSATPLPLTWPNYLNLRKQRRVWSTATTIPTTFLGLFLGGGYFASLETDPSQLIMGIEAMYVYGGATLGCMALGYLAGPTVGSSLFSITHPSISKGKNSPLEVMDREFFNRIKRNRADPRFQSAQNIIPDFYGEKITSLSTYRRWLRDQAVYKRKAMHGVPAEDA